One window of the Clostridium sp. MB40-C1 genome contains the following:
- a CDS encoding FG-GAP-like repeat-containing protein, translating into MISKNVILNCLGIALISSMFIGCGKAPVSTELIQPPKVILTSSNEKNQTSDKNMIVAKFLPKDMVLFPPMAQEQKKAIITKDLNGDGKEEIIFTFKSSKDPYTGGVIVLAKNNTEWKVVLSDYGEGESVYKIDFADIDGDKNQELLVSSFIGGSAGNNFKIYKIKDGKVKTLDETLYKKIDIEDMPNVKDKKDGKNEVATWVHDTGNSYIVEVFRYVKGGLVEAEDVYPYYFKKVVKYYEEELNKPENKEQPYMWYYLADAQVKANMPKESLKSLEKSIEYKKKLQKQSKGQESYPYDYLISTVKGEALYKIKDYKSSISELNKALSLSKSNENQFNNKLLNIYYGLGKNQSVLGNKDKAKEYYNMGVKVAEKVYKEDKQILFRYSYKFKQALMEV; encoded by the coding sequence ATGATTTCTAAAAATGTTATATTAAATTGTTTAGGAATAGCATTAATAAGTTCTATGTTTATTGGATGTGGAAAAGCTCCAGTATCTACAGAACTTATACAGCCGCCTAAAGTCATTTTAACTTCTTCAAATGAAAAAAATCAGACAAGTGATAAAAACATGATTGTAGCAAAGTTTCTTCCAAAGGATATGGTACTTTTCCCACCAATGGCACAAGAACAAAAAAAGGCTATAATTACAAAAGATTTAAATGGGGATGGCAAGGAAGAAATAATATTTACTTTTAAGTCATCTAAAGATCCTTATACAGGTGGAGTGATAGTATTGGCAAAGAATAATACGGAATGGAAAGTTGTTTTAAGTGATTATGGAGAAGGGGAAAGTGTATATAAAATTGATTTTGCTGATATAGATGGAGATAAAAATCAAGAATTATTGGTAAGTTCTTTTATTGGAGGTTCTGCTGGTAATAATTTTAAAATATACAAAATTAAAGATGGTAAAGTGAAAACATTAGATGAAACTTTATATAAAAAAATAGATATCGAAGATATGCCAAATGTTAAAGATAAAAAAGATGGGAAGAACGAGGTAGCTACGTGGGTTCATGATACAGGTAATTCGTATATAGTAGAGGTATTTAGATATGTAAAAGGGGGATTAGTTGAGGCTGAAGATGTTTATCCTTATTATTTTAAAAAAGTAGTTAAATATTATGAGGAAGAACTAAACAAACCAGAAAATAAAGAACAACCATATATGTGGTATTATCTTGCAGATGCTCAAGTAAAAGCTAATATGCCAAAAGAATCTTTGAAGTCTTTAGAGAAATCTATAGAATATAAGAAGAAATTGCAAAAACAATCAAAAGGCCAAGAGAGTTATCCCTATGATTATTTAATATCTACTGTAAAAGGAGAAGCATTATATAAAATTAAAGATTACAAAAGTTCAATAAGTGAACTTAATAAGGCGTTAAGTTTAAGTAAAAGTAATGAAAATCAATTTAATAATAAATTACTAAATATATATTATGGGTTAGGTAAAAATCAATCCGTATTAGGAAACAAGGATAAGGCTAAAGAGTACTACAATATGGGAGTAAAAGTGGCAGAAAAGGTATATAAAGAAGATAAACAAATTTTGTTTAGATATTCTTATAAATTTAAACAAGCATTAATGGAAGTTTAG
- a CDS encoding ATP-binding protein yields MIAIIEVILCIVIKNYYYKNIENSLQKQANISENIFNKYCYNGNFKLNTNGFIYTFSQMSPAQVQIIDKKLEVIQDSIGIEQGKKIDYLDVKKALRGESDTLIGKCGYSNEKVMSVSAPLKNANEIQGVVRIVASLEGIDRTITKIRLMLILIGIVIICVFMGLSILVSNTITEPVKQLTKTAQKMAGGQLKIKAQKVYNDEIGELADTLNYMSEEILKNDKLKDEFVSKVSHELRTPLTSIKGWTVTLKTGDLQDNEELVWGLDVIEKETDRLTDMVEELLDFSKIIDKRVEVNLRKIYLEDFLNMVLKQMYPRAKSLGILLELNISENAYEEIEIDINRLKQVFINILDNALKFTPKGGKVLIQAMKEGDRVRFSIEDNGIGIPKEHLHKVTEKFYKVDAKDCGNGIGLSVVNELVQLHGGNLEIQSEYGKGTKVIIELPDDENLH; encoded by the coding sequence ATGATAGCTATTATTGAAGTTATATTATGTATAGTTATAAAGAACTATTATTATAAGAACATTGAAAATTCTTTGCAAAAACAAGCTAATATATCTGAAAATATATTTAATAAGTATTGCTATAATGGCAATTTTAAGTTAAATACAAATGGATTTATATATACGTTTTCTCAAATGTCACCAGCTCAAGTGCAAATAATAGATAAAAAGTTAGAAGTAATTCAAGATTCCATTGGTATTGAACAAGGTAAAAAAATAGATTATTTAGATGTAAAGAAAGCTTTAAGAGGAGAAAGTGATACATTAATAGGAAAATGTGGCTATTCAAATGAAAAGGTAATGTCAGTATCAGCTCCTTTAAAAAATGCTAATGAAATACAAGGTGTTGTAAGAATTGTAGCGTCATTGGAAGGAATAGATAGAACAATAACTAAAATAAGATTAATGTTAATTTTAATAGGTATAGTTATAATTTGTGTTTTTATGGGATTAAGTATACTAGTTTCTAATACTATAACGGAACCAGTTAAGCAGTTAACTAAAACGGCACAAAAAATGGCTGGAGGACAATTAAAAATAAAAGCGCAGAAAGTATACAATGATGAAATTGGAGAATTAGCAGATACATTAAACTATATGTCAGAAGAAATTTTAAAAAATGATAAATTAAAGGATGAATTTGTATCAAAAGTGTCACATGAGTTAAGGACACCCCTTACATCTATAAAAGGATGGACAGTTACACTCAAAACTGGAGATTTACAAGATAATGAGGAGTTAGTATGGGGACTTGATGTTATTGAAAAAGAAACAGATAGACTTACTGATATGGTTGAGGAATTACTAGATTTTTCAAAGATAATAGATAAAAGAGTAGAGGTAAATTTAAGAAAGATTTATTTAGAAGATTTTTTGAATATGGTTTTAAAACAGATGTATCCTAGAGCTAAGAGTTTAGGAATATTATTAGAACTTAATATTTCAGAAAATGCTTATGAAGAAATAGAAATAGATATAAATAGGTTAAAGCAGGTATTTATAAATATCTTAGATAATGCTTTGAAATTCACACCTAAGGGAGGAAAGGTGTTGATTCAAGCTATGAAAGAAGGTGATAGAGTAAGGTTTTCTATAGAAGATAATGGTATAGGAATACCTAAAGAACATTTACATAAAGTTACCGAAAAATTTTATAAGGTGGATGCTAAAGATTGTGGAAATGGGATAGGGCTATCTGTAGTTAATGAATTAGTTCAATTACATGGAGGCAATTTAGAAATACAAAGTGAGTATGGAAAAGGAACTAAAGTAATCATTGAATTACCTGATGATGAAAATCTACATTAA
- a CDS encoding response regulator transcription factor, with the protein MLENKRILIVEDEESIRSFVKINLLRNKCSVLEADSGELALDIIKKNRLDLIILDIMLPGIDGFEVCRLVRDINEDIPIIMLTAKTQDMDKIMGFEFGADDYLVKPFNPLELIARIKVIFKRVNKNEKKSHVLEKGVFKLDSDTKTFYKNNKPIELTYREFNVMSAFMENENRVLTRDELLNLAWGEDFFCDIKTVDVHVRRIREKIEDTPSKPKYIKTIWGYGYTFKGGYC; encoded by the coding sequence GTGTTAGAGAATAAAAGAATTCTTATAGTTGAAGATGAAGAATCTATAAGAAGTTTTGTAAAAATAAATTTATTAAGAAATAAATGTAGTGTGCTAGAAGCAGATAGTGGAGAACTAGCTTTAGATATAATTAAAAAGAATCGATTAGATTTAATTATATTAGATATTATGTTGCCTGGAATTGATGGGTTTGAAGTATGCAGATTAGTGAGAGATATAAATGAGGATATCCCAATAATAATGCTAACAGCTAAAACACAAGATATGGATAAAATAATGGGATTTGAATTTGGTGCAGATGATTATTTAGTGAAACCATTTAACCCATTGGAATTAATTGCAAGAATTAAAGTTATTTTTAAGAGAGTTAATAAAAATGAAAAAAAATCTCATGTGTTAGAAAAAGGGGTTTTTAAGTTAGATTCAGATACAAAAACATTTTATAAAAATAATAAACCTATAGAACTTACTTATAGAGAATTTAATGTTATGAGTGCATTTATGGAAAATGAAAATAGAGTTTTAACTAGGGATGAATTACTTAACTTAGCATGGGGAGAAGATTTTTTTTGTGATATAAAAACTGTAGATGTTCATGTAAGGCGTATTAGGGAAAAAATAGAGGATACCCCGTCAAAACCGAAATATATAAAGACTATTTGGGGATATGGATATACTTTCAAGGGGGGATACTGCTGA
- the adhE gene encoding bifunctional acetaldehyde-CoA/alcohol dehydrogenase, translated as MKVTNVNELMKKMQQMREAQKKFATYTQEQVDEIFRSAAMAANDARIKLAKMAVEETDMGIIEDKVIKNHFASEYIYNKYKDEKTCGVIERDKSFGISKIAEPIGVVAAIIPTTNPTSTAIFKALIALKTRNSIIFSPHPRAKKSTIAAAKIILDAAVKAGAPEEIVGWIDEPSVELSQVVMRESDIILATGGPGMVKAAYSSGKPAIGVGAGNTPAIIDETAHIKMAVNSILLSKSFDNGVICASEQSVLIVDKIYEEVKKEFLERGAYILNKAETDKLRKIILTNGTVNADIVGQSPCKIAELAGFKVPDSARILIGEVESVEPEEPFAHEKLSPILAMYKVKNFDEGLKKAVRLVEHGGIGHTSVLYTDQIKSRDRIDRFSAAMKTGRTMINMPAAQGAIGDVYNFKLEPSLTLGCGTWGGNSVSENVGVKHLMNVKSVAERRENMLWFRVPEKVYFKYGSLGVALKELKDMDKKKVFIVTDRVLYQLGYVDQITSILDEVGIDAKVFFDVEPDPTLEVAKKGAEEMKSFQPDTIIALGGGSPMDAAKIMWVMYEHPEVKFEDLAMRFMDIRKRVYKFPKMGQKAMMVAIPTSAGTGSEVTPFAVITDEKTGMKYPLADYELTPNMAIVDAELMLNMPKGLTAASGIDALTHAIEAYVSVLASEYTNGMALESIRLIFKYLPQAYNEGQTNIKAREKMAHASTMAGMAFANAFLGVCHSMAHKLGAMHHIPHGIANALLINEVIKFNAVDNPRKQAAFPQYKYPNAAWRYARIADYLQLGGNTEAEKVELLVKAIDELKAKLDIPMTISEAGVTKEKFYVTLDEMSEQAFDDQCTGANPRYPLISEIKEMYINVFGGKIQEK; from the coding sequence ATGAAGGTAACTAATGTTAACGAACTAATGAAAAAGATGCAACAAATGAGAGAGGCTCAAAAGAAGTTTGCAACTTACACTCAAGAACAGGTTGATGAGATTTTCAGAAGTGCTGCTATGGCTGCAAACGATGCTAGGATTAAACTTGCAAAAATGGCTGTAGAAGAAACTGATATGGGAATAATAGAAGATAAGGTAATAAAAAATCATTTTGCTTCAGAATATATTTATAACAAGTATAAAGATGAAAAAACTTGTGGAGTTATTGAAAGAGACAAATCTTTTGGTATTTCAAAAATAGCAGAACCAATAGGAGTTGTTGCTGCAATTATTCCAACTACAAATCCAACATCTACAGCAATTTTTAAGGCACTTATAGCTTTAAAGACTAGAAATAGTATAATATTTTCACCACACCCAAGAGCTAAAAAGTCTACTATTGCTGCTGCTAAAATAATTTTAGATGCTGCGGTTAAGGCAGGAGCACCAGAAGAAATTGTAGGATGGATAGATGAACCTTCTGTAGAACTTTCACAAGTAGTGATGAGAGAATCGGATATTATACTTGCTACTGGAGGTCCTGGAATGGTTAAAGCTGCATATTCTTCCGGTAAGCCAGCTATAGGAGTTGGGGCAGGTAATACACCAGCTATTATAGATGAGACTGCTCACATAAAAATGGCGGTAAATTCAATACTTCTTTCAAAAAGTTTTGATAATGGAGTTATATGTGCTTCAGAACAATCAGTATTAATTGTAGATAAAATTTATGAAGAAGTTAAAAAAGAATTCTTAGAAAGAGGAGCTTATATACTAAATAAAGCAGAAACAGATAAATTAAGAAAAATAATACTAACTAATGGAACAGTAAATGCAGATATTGTTGGACAATCACCTTGTAAAATAGCGGAATTGGCTGGATTTAAAGTACCAGACAGTGCTAGAATTCTTATAGGAGAAGTTGAATCTGTAGAGCCAGAAGAACCATTTGCACATGAAAAATTATCTCCAATACTTGCTATGTATAAAGTTAAAAATTTTGATGAGGGACTAAAGAAAGCAGTGAGACTTGTTGAGCATGGTGGTATTGGACATACTTCTGTATTATATACTGATCAAATTAAATCAAGAGATAGAATAGATAGATTTAGTGCAGCGATGAAGACAGGAAGAACTATGATAAATATGCCTGCAGCTCAAGGGGCTATAGGTGATGTTTACAACTTTAAGTTAGAACCTTCATTAACATTAGGTTGCGGTACATGGGGTGGAAACTCTGTATCAGAGAATGTTGGAGTTAAACATTTGATGAATGTAAAAAGTGTAGCTGAGAGGAGAGAAAACATGCTTTGGTTTAGAGTGCCGGAAAAGGTTTATTTTAAATATGGTTCTCTTGGAGTCGCATTAAAAGAATTAAAAGATATGGATAAAAAGAAAGTATTTATCGTAACTGATAGAGTCCTTTATCAACTAGGATATGTAGATCAAATTACAAGTATTTTAGATGAAGTAGGAATAGATGCTAAAGTATTCTTTGATGTAGAACCAGACCCAACTCTTGAAGTAGCTAAAAAGGGTGCTGAAGAAATGAAGAGTTTTCAGCCAGATACAATTATAGCACTAGGCGGAGGCTCACCAATGGATGCTGCTAAAATCATGTGGGTAATGTATGAGCATCCAGAAGTAAAATTTGAAGATCTTGCTATGAGATTTATGGATATAAGAAAAAGAGTGTACAAATTCCCTAAGATGGGCCAAAAAGCTATGATGGTTGCAATACCAACTTCAGCAGGTACTGGTTCAGAAGTTACTCCATTTGCAGTTATAACAGATGAAAAAACAGGAATGAAATATCCATTAGCTGACTATGAATTAACTCCAAATATGGCTATAGTAGATGCTGAATTGATGTTGAATATGCCAAAGGGATTAACAGCAGCTTCAGGAATAGACGCTTTAACTCATGCTATAGAAGCTTATGTATCTGTTCTTGCTTCAGAATATACTAATGGAATGGCTTTAGAATCAATAAGATTAATATTTAAGTATTTACCACAAGCTTATAATGAAGGACAAACTAATATAAAAGCTAGGGAGAAAATGGCTCACGCTTCAACTATGGCAGGGATGGCTTTCGCTAATGCTTTCTTAGGAGTATGTCACTCAATGGCACATAAACTAGGAGCAATGCACCATATTCCACATGGTATAGCAAATGCATTACTAATTAATGAGGTTATTAAGTTCAATGCAGTAGATAATCCAAGAAAGCAAGCTGCATTCCCTCAATACAAATATCCAAATGCTGCATGGAGATATGCAAGAATTGCAGATTATCTACAATTAGGCGGGAATACAGAAGCAGAAAAAGTAGAATTGTTAGTTAAAGCTATTGATGAATTAAAAGCAAAATTAGACATTCCAATGACTATAAGTGAAGCAGGAGTTACTAAAGAAAAATTCTATGTTACTTTAGATGAAATGAGTGAACAAGCTTTTGATGATCAATGTACAGGTGCTAACCCAAGATATCCATTAATAAGTGAAATTAAAGAAATGTATATAAATGTTTTTGGAGGGAAAATTCAAGAAAAATAA
- a CDS encoding putative ABC exporter domain-containing protein: MWVNDFKTLSFVECSKFKNFFKYLLKNPVTAVKEIGGILFPLALVLFNVLFISRNTRGIEAYFKLDNNIIGPAVVLILFVITIVILLLAFNNYKPTYFTIQDVHYIFPSPISEKSLWAFNIVKSCIRFAANYFISVIFISMVILKFTNISIMKLLISLLGICLIVLFFKSLNFLLYSLKVKFNSEKVVKRASLITIIAMILYLGVSFYFNSGYSKETGFINTILTFGHYFDSNTPVLTLMKNIIVYPINNGKFPLIELMFMLISSSVLFGFAVCFGEDFYEEVSENIELNNISINTKDLETVLMEDSISTKQKVIKDNLLSNIKGAGAFVYKSYLFGKRNGKQKRYTIICSILAIISLVGGYFARNMPPKFIWGILGVVGIMLATGSSVTSTIKYELKKVYIYLLPGSTKSKIFFITFYDYIFTSLFFISLFLPFGLMTEVNKLEAILFLLVVIFGTIMISLSRIIVHFFIPLDYEGSAGILEAIIKWVATVIPALLGFLMFKLFQNMCIVLISMFLCVIVMMFLILAMSEKFFEYIELR, translated from the coding sequence ATGTGGGTAAATGATTTTAAAACACTTTCCTTTGTTGAATGTTCTAAGTTTAAAAATTTTTTCAAATATCTATTAAAAAACCCTGTAACAGCAGTTAAAGAGATAGGAGGAATATTATTTCCATTAGCACTTGTTTTGTTCAATGTGCTATTTATTTCTCGTAATACGAGAGGAATAGAAGCTTATTTTAAATTGGACAATAACATAATTGGTCCAGCAGTAGTTCTGATACTATTTGTAATTACTATAGTGATATTACTATTAGCATTTAATAATTATAAGCCTACGTATTTTACTATACAGGATGTTCATTATATATTTCCATCTCCTATAAGTGAAAAATCTCTTTGGGCTTTTAATATAGTAAAAAGCTGTATTAGGTTTGCAGCAAACTATTTTATATCTGTAATTTTTATTTCTATGGTTATACTTAAATTTACTAACATAAGTATAATGAAACTTTTAATAAGTTTGTTAGGTATCTGTTTAATAGTATTATTTTTTAAAAGCTTAAATTTCCTTCTTTATTCATTAAAAGTAAAGTTTAATTCAGAAAAAGTTGTAAAAAGGGCTTCTTTAATCACTATTATTGCTATGATTTTATATTTGGGAGTGAGTTTTTATTTTAACTCAGGTTACTCTAAAGAAACAGGATTTATAAATACAATTTTAACCTTTGGTCATTATTTTGACAGTAATACACCAGTTCTAACTTTAATGAAAAATATAATTGTTTATCCAATAAATAATGGTAAATTTCCATTAATAGAATTAATGTTTATGTTAATAAGTTCTAGTGTACTGTTTGGTTTTGCAGTGTGTTTTGGAGAAGATTTTTATGAAGAAGTAAGTGAGAATATAGAATTAAATAACATAAGTATTAATACAAAGGATTTAGAAACAGTTTTAATGGAAGATAGTATTTCTACAAAACAGAAAGTTATAAAGGATAATTTATTATCTAATATTAAAGGAGCAGGGGCATTTGTATATAAAAGTTATTTATTTGGGAAGAGAAATGGTAAGCAAAAGAGATATACAATAATATGTTCTATTCTTGCTATAATATCTTTAGTCGGTGGATATTTTGCTAGAAATATGCCTCCAAAATTTATTTGGGGTATATTAGGAGTAGTTGGAATAATGCTAGCTACGGGTTCAAGTGTTACATCTACTATTAAATATGAATTAAAAAAAGTATATATATATTTATTACCTGGTAGTACAAAAAGTAAGATATTTTTTATAACATTTTATGATTATATTTTTACAAGTTTATTTTTTATAAGTTTATTTTTACCTTTTGGTTTAATGACAGAAGTAAATAAGCTAGAAGCTATTTTGTTTTTGTTAGTAGTCATTTTTGGAACTATAATGATAAGCTTATCAAGAATAATAGTTCATTTCTTTATTCCTTTAGATTATGAAGGAAGCGCTGGAATACTGGAGGCTATTATAAAGTGGGTTGCTACAGTTATTCCTGCACTATTGGGATTTTTAATGTTTAAGTTATTTCAAAATATGTGTATAGTGTTAATTAGTATGTTTTTATGTGTTATAGTTATGATGTTTCTTATATTAGCTATGAGCGAAAAATTCTTTGAATATATAGAATTGAGGTAG
- a CDS encoding ABC transporter ATP-binding protein: MVSMEVKDLEKSYGKTKVLKQISFDINEGEITILAGPNGAGKTTTIKCILSLLKKDNGDVFIYGKSIKDKQVRERLAYIPENPDIYPYLTVWEHLKFIALAYCLENWQEKAMKILEMFNILDKKNEISKNLSKGMKQKVSISMALLHEPKIFLIDEPFIGLDPKGIKDFKDILKILRDEGKTILISTHILSSIEEISDRLIIMKKGKILVQGTKEELTSIAGFQGKMPLEDIFLKITDREKA; the protein is encoded by the coding sequence ATGGTTTCTATGGAAGTTAAAGATTTAGAAAAAAGCTATGGTAAAACAAAAGTATTGAAACAAATATCTTTTGATATTAATGAAGGTGAGATTACTATACTGGCAGGACCTAATGGTGCAGGTAAAACTACAACAATAAAGTGTATACTGTCCTTATTAAAAAAAGATAATGGCGATGTTTTTATATATGGAAAAAGTATTAAAGATAAGCAAGTAAGAGAAAGGTTAGCGTATATCCCTGAAAACCCAGATATATATCCATATCTTACAGTGTGGGAACATTTAAAATTTATAGCACTAGCATATTGTCTTGAAAATTGGCAAGAAAAAGCTATGAAAATATTAGAGATGTTCAATATATTAGATAAGAAAAATGAAATAAGCAAAAATCTATCAAAAGGAATGAAACAGAAAGTATCTATATCTATGGCACTTTTGCATGAACCAAAAATATTTCTAATAGATGAACCATTTATAGGACTAGATCCAAAAGGCATAAAAGATTTTAAGGATATTTTAAAAATATTGAGAGATGAAGGTAAAACTATACTCATAAGTACTCATATACTTTCCTCTATAGAGGAAATAAGCGATAGGCTTATAATAATGAAAAAAGGTAAAATACTTGTACAGGGCACAAAAGAAGAATTGACAAGCATTGCAGGATTTCAAGGCAAAATGCCTTTGGAAGATATATTTTTAAAAATTACTGATAGAGAAAAAGCGTGA